The DNA region TTCTGCGCCTGGCATCGGGATGGCTCGATCGAGGAGTCCTCTTCGTCGCATCGCCGGTCCGGTTCATCGGACTGGGGGGGTTCGGGGAGACGGGGACCGGCCGCCCGATGTTCGACCTGGCCCGGCGTCTCTGGATTCCGCGGGACGAAGATTCGGTCCTTCGCGATGTCGCGACCACGGGCAGATCGCACCGGGGAAAGATGAGACGAACCCCGACTAACGTTAAACTTGTCGAGGGCATGGGGAACCGGGTTCCTTCGGAGGTCATCGTGATCCCGATTGCGGACGGAGGAGAAGTGGCCGGTATTCTCTACGGAGACAACGGAGGGCAGAGGATGCCTATGGGTGACATGAACGGGCTCGAGTTCTTCATCGAACAGGCCGGGCTCGCCTTTCACAACGCCGTTCTCGCCAATGCTCGGAAGAAGGGAATCGACTGGAACGAATGACTACGAAACTCCTGGTCGTCGAAGACTCCCACTCGATGCGCGCCTATCTGACGACTCTGCTCCAGTCGTACGACATCGGGGACTTCGAGATCGTGGAGGCCTCGAGCGGATTCGAAGCGCTCAAGGTGCTCCCGCATCACGATTTCAGCGCGATCCTGACCGACATCAACATGCCGGACATCAATGGACTGGAGCTCGTCAGCTTTCTGAAGAGTCACCCTCAATACCAGCGGATCCCGATTCTCGTGATCTCGACCGAGGCGACCGAAGAGGATCGAAAGCGCGCCGAATCTCTCGGCGCCGAGGCGTATCTGATCAAGCCGTTCGAGCCGCAAACCCTGGCCGACAAGCTCTCCAAATTGCTCGGGATCTGAGGCGATGAGTCGCGAGGACGATCGGGCCCGGCGCGAGTTCACTTCCGAAGCGGAGGAGCTCCTCGAGGCGTTGTCGGGCGGGCTCTCGGAGCTGGAATCCGCGGGCGGAAAGGTCCGGCCGGAAGTCGTCAACAGGATTTTCCGGGAAGTCCACTCGCTCAAAGGTCTGGCCGGGATGCTCGGGCTGACTGAGATCTCCGAGCTCTCCCACAACCTCGAAGAGATGCTCGACCGGTTGAGGATG from Acidobacteriota bacterium includes:
- a CDS encoding response regulator, which gives rise to MTTKLLVVEDSHSMRAYLTTLLQSYDIGDFEIVEASSGFEALKVLPHHDFSAILTDINMPDINGLELVSFLKSHPQYQRIPILVISTEATEEDRKRAESLGAEAYLIKPFEPQTLADKLSKLLGI